A window from Telopea speciosissima isolate NSW1024214 ecotype Mountain lineage chromosome 8, Tspe_v1, whole genome shotgun sequence encodes these proteins:
- the LOC122672920 gene encoding pentatricopeptide repeat-containing protein At1g08070, chloroplastic-like, with translation MAFSLSSCKAFTPTTTTATVVSQFPDNPKTLILEQCKTFRDAKQIHAHVIKTGHFLNPILAEHLLESSSILIPGSMDYALSIFRAIDDPNPAAYNILIRGFTLKSCPENAIMIFKQMLESSVDPNTYTFPCVLKACSKLKALKEGEQIHGQLFKFGFGSHEFVQNTLIHLYANCGRVQVARRVFDGMLVKGVITWNSMFAGYTKSGCWEEVVKLFHEMLQYDVAFDDVTMISVLMASGRLGDLKLGELINDSIETKGLKGNLNLITSLVDMYAKCGQVDTARRLFDEMPRRDVVAWSAMISGYSQSNRCREALTLFHQMQKAKVDPNEITLVSVLSSCAVMGAFETGKWVHSFIKKKRLQLTVTLGTALMDFYAKCGSIDNSLEVFEKMPSKNVLSWTVLIQGLASNGQGRKALEFFSLMQKNNIEPNDVTFIGVLSACSHAGLVDEGRGFFVSMNRDFGIEPRIEHYGCMVDILSRAGLIEEAYQFIKNMPIEPNSVVWRTLLASCKVHKNVEIGEESLKQLSRLDPTHSGDYILLSNIYASVGWWEDALKVRSLMKEKGIKKTPGCSSIELDGVIHEFFAEDSSHPQSKEIYGAVEDIIKRIKSAGYVPNTAEARLDAEEHGKEASVSHHSEKLAIAFGLIKTSPRTTIRISKNLRVCTDCHTATKMISRVYNREIVVRDRNRFHHFKEGLCSCNDYW, from the coding sequence ATGGCCTTCAGTCTATCGTCGTGCAAGGCCTTCACCCCTACAACCACAACAGCAACCGTCGTCTCCCAATTTCCAGATAACCCTAAAACCTTGATATTAGAACAATGCAAAACCTTCAGAGACGCCAAACAAATCCACGCCCATGTCATCAAAACTGGCCACTTTCTCAACCCCATTCTCGCCGAACACCTCCTCGAGTCTTCCTCTATCCTTATCCCTGGAAGCATGGATTACGCCCTTTCCATTTTCCGTGCGATCGATGATCCCAACCCCGCAGCTTACAACATCTTGATTAGAGGGTTCACCTTGAAATCATGCCCTGAGAATGCCATTATGATCTTCAAGCAAATGCTTGAAAGCTCAGTGGACCCCAATACGTACACTTTCCCCTGTGTCTTGAAAGCTTGTTCCAAATTAAAAGCATTGAAAGAGGGTGAGCAAATCCACGGCCAGTTATTCAAATTTGGTTTTGGGTCTCATGAGTTTGTTCAGAATACTTTGATCCACCTATATGCAAACTGCGGCAGAGTCCAAGTTGCTCGCCGGGTGTTCGATGGAATGCTTGTGAAAGGTGTCATTACTTGGAATTCTATGTTTGCGGGTTACACTAAGAGTGGGTGCTGGGAGGAAGTGGTGAAATTGTTTCATGAAATGTTACAGTATGATGTTGCGTTTGATGATGTTACTATGATTAGCGTCCTGATGGCCAGCGGAAGGTTGGGTGACTTGAAATTGGGGGAACTGATAAATGATTCTATAGAGACGAAGGGCTTGAAGGGGAATCTCAATTTGATCACTTCTCTTGTTGATATGTATGCAAAATGTGGTCAAGTAGATACCGCACGGAGGTTGTTTGATGAGATGCCACGACGAGATGTTGTTGCCTGGAGTGCCATGATCTCTGGTTACAGTCAATCAAACCGATGTAGGGAGGCGCTCACTCTATTCCACCAGATGCAAAAGGCAAAGGTGGATCCTAACGAGATTACTTTGGTCAgtgttctttcttcttgtgcTGTCATGGGAGCTTTTGAAACGGGAAAATGGGTCCATTCCTttataaagaagaagagattgcaGCTCACCGTTACACTTGGGACCGCACTAATGGACTTCTATGCAAAATGTGGGTCTATAGATAATTCACTTGAAGTGTTTGAGAAGATGCCTTCAAAGAATGTCTTATCCTGGACAGTGCTAATCCAAGGTCTTGCTAGCAATGGTCAGGGAAGAAAGGCCCTAGAGTTCTTCTCTTTGATGCAGAAGAATAATATTGAACCAAATGACGTGACTTTTATAGGTGTCCTCTCTGCCTGTAGTCATGCTGGCCTCGTCGATGAGGGTCGAGGATTTTTTGTTAGTATGAACAGAGACTTTGGCATCGAACCAAGGATTGAGCACTATGGTTGTATGGTTGATATTCTCAGTCGAGCGGGTCTTATTGAAGAGGCATATCAATTTATAAAAAACATGCCAATTGAACCTAATTCCGTTGTCTGGAGAACACTCTTGGCTTCATGTAAGGTTCATAAAAATGTTGAAATTGGGGAAGAATCTCTGAAACAACTCTCTAGACTGGATCCCACTCATAGTGGAGATTATATTCTCTTATCTAATATTTATGCATCAGTGGGCTGGTGGGAGGATGCATTAAAAGTAAGAAGTCTGATGAAAGAGAAGGGAATCAAGAAGACTCCAGGGTGTAGCTCAATTGAGTTGGATGGGGTGATTCATGAATTTTTTGCAGAAGATAGTTCCCATCCACAATCAAAGGAGATTTATGGTGCAGTTGAGGACATTATTAAGCGAATTAAGTCTGCTGGTTATGTGCCAAATACAGCAGAGGCAAGATTAGATGCAGAGGAACATGGAAAAGAAGCATCAGTGTCCCACCATAGTGAGAAGTTGGCTATTGCCTTTGGTCTTATTAAAACTTCACCTCGAACCACAATTAGAATATCTAAGAACCTCAGAGTCTGTACTGACTGCCACACCGCAACGAAGATGATATCAAGAGTATATAATAGAGAAATTGTTGTCAGAGATCGTAATCGTTTCCACCATTTCAAAGAAGGGTTGTGTTCTTGCAACGACTACTGGTAA